TTATTACTTCAAATTTAGACGCCTTAAAACATGTTGGATTACGACCGTCTAGAAAAATTCATTTAATGAATGCAATGCTAGACTCGCGTTTAGTTAAATACGAAATTTACGCAGGTAGTAAAAAAGGAAAGTACATGGATAAAGACTAATGGTAAATGCATTAACTAAAAATATCACATCGCTATTTAAGTTAGCAAGTATTATTAGCATCCCTTACTTTGGACTGATTTTATTAGGTTTTTTTGTAATACCAGAAAGTCTTATTTATATAAAAGAAGTTATTGGGTTTGGGTTTTTGACGCTTATTGTTTTTAGTATTACAGTTATATTTAGTAGTAATAAAATGAGACAATTTTTAAGTCTAGTTTTTTTAACGTTACTGTCATTTTTAGTATTTGTAAAGCTTAGTTTTTATCACAATTATGGTGTAAAAATTAGTGCTTCGGCACTTTTTGTAATTTTTGAAACAGACACGACTGAAAGTTCTGATTTTTTATCAAATTACTTTGATGGATTTGTATTTGGTCTAGCCATTCTATTTTTAATAATAGTACCTATATTGGCTAAATTGTTATTAAATAAAACTAATATTTCTGGACGATTTAGATATATAAGTGTTTTAGCTATTAGTACAGTTGTCGCTTCAAGTTATGCTATAAACAAGCGTTTTGATGCTGAAAATATTGTTGTAACCAGTATTACAAGTTATTCTGAGTTTATTAGTTTACGTAAAGATTTAAAAACAGATTTAGCTAAGCCTGTTTCTAACTATGTTAATGTGACTAAAATTGACACAACAGCACAAACACATGTTGTAATTATTGGAGAGGCGACTTCAAATTGGCATATGCAATTGTATGGTTATAACCGACCAACCAACCCTAAATTATCTAAAATTAGAGAACAGCTAATTGTTTTTGATAGTGTTATTTCTCCTCATGTACACACAGTAATGTCTTTGGATAAGATATTGACACTTTCTGATATGCAAGCTCCTAATAAAAAAAATAATACGTCTATTGTGCAATTGGCAAATGCTGCAGGATATGACACCTATTGGATTTCTAATCAAAGACCAGTAGGTTTGCATGAGCGTATCTCGTCAATTATCGCTAATGCAGCCAAGGAAAAATATTTTGTCGCTACGGATAATTCTGATGACATTATTTATGATGAAGCGCTTTTACCAATATTAGATAAAGTATTAAAAAAGCCTAGTAAGCAAAAAATAATATTCCTGCATCTAATTGGTACGCATGGTCGTTATTCTAGTCGTTTTCCTGAATCGTATAATTACTTTAAGGATAATAGTTTAAATTCTAAATTTAAGCATGACAAAGCATTTAAATTAATTAATGAATACGATAATGCGATTAGATATAATGATAATATAGTTAATTCAGTTATTGATAAAGTTAGGCAGCAAAACACAAATAGTTTTGTCCTTTACTTTTCTGATCATGGAGATGAGTTATTTGATACTATAGATTTTATTGGTCATAATGAATATCAAGCGACTAGACCAATGTACGAAGTACCATTTATAGCATGGTTATCTGATGAATATAAATTAGATTTTAATCCAACCAAGCAATATAATAACTTTACAAAGCGTGCTTATAATTTGGAAGATTTTATCTATAGCTTCGCTGATTTGGCTAAAATAAGATTTAATCAAATGGATAGTACTAAAAGTATTTTTAGTGACCGTTTTTTTAGAAAACCGAGATTAATCAGGGATAATGAAGATTATGATTTAAGACTGAAAACACTAGAAAATTAATTATTCTATTTCCTTTTCCTCGTCTTTCTTTTTAACAGCTTTAGATTTATTCTTTTTAAATAAAGGTATTAAATAGGATACACTGTAGCCATATCCAACACCAATACGACCAGAATCAAAAGTTTTATTAAAGCCTGGAACAAATAAATTTTCAAAACCAACAGGTTGATCTTGCGTTATCATACCTTTTAGTTGTGCATTTATTCCAAAATATAAGTTGTTTAAAACTTCGGCTTTAATACCAATAATCAATTCAAACCATATGGCAGACAGTCCACTGTATTCTTCTGTTTCTGTACTAGAAAATTGAGGTTGCCAATATTGATCAGTGTTATATATGGTGTAATTATTTCTGGTTTGACTAAATGTACTTGCACCAAGTCTAAACCCTGTATAAATCATGTTGTCTAAACCATCCCAGTTGTTATGCATATTATAATCAACACCTGCTTTAAAGTAACTACCTTTAGCAGTAACGCTTAAATAATCATTAGATGTGATTTTTTCTTCAGTACCAATTTCTCCAGCTAAAAACCAATCTCTAGTAAGTCTGTAATCCGCGTTTAGTTCAAACCCAGAATAATCATCATCTAAAGCAGTTCTAATTAATTTACTAGCGTCAGTTCCTATTCTTAAACCGTATTTTAACTTGACTGTATCTTTTTTAATAGTAGGATCTTCTTCTTGTGCTTGCAGCGAGAAACATAAGCACAATAAAAGACTAATGGTTAAAGTAATAGTGTGTTGTTGTTTCATCTTCAATTGTTAAATTATCGTTTTCTGGTTGCGCAAGTATTATCCAATTTCCGTCTGTTCCACCATCTATTGTTACGTCAACGTTTTCATAGATAGTTTTGTAACCACAAGCTCTAGAGACATATATATCTTTACGGTCATAAGTTATAGTAACTGTATCTGTGTTACCTGAGGTAATATTACCATCTTCATCTAAAACCGTATTATTTGTTAAAAAAAATGTAGTAGTATCTGTGTCTGTACGTAGCGGTAAAATTAATTCATCTACATCAACAACACTATAACCTGGTAACACATTGTCGTTATCTAAACCAATAACGTATAAATCATTTACAGTTTTTGGGTTTTCTGGTAAAGCATTATTAAAAAAGCCAATAACTAAGCTAGGTGTTGTAGGTGTGGTTTCTGGACACAAATCGTCACGTTCGCAAGTCAATAGACTTATACAACATAATGTAAGTAGTATTAATTTTATTTTTTTCATAAACTTTAAAAGCTATTTCTTTTCTAAAAGTACAATATTTTCAACATGGTGTGTTTGCGGAAACATATCTACTGCTTGAACTTTAGTAATAACATAGTGTTCTTTCATTAAAGCTAAATCTCTTGCTTGTGTTGCACTATTACAACTTACGTATACTACTTTTTGAGGAGCAATATTTAATATTTGTTGTACCACGTCTTTATGCATACCATCTCTTGGAGGATCTGTAATTATAACGTCTGGATGACCATGTGTTTTAATAAATTGTTCATTAAATACATTTTTCATGTCTCCTACAAAAAACTCACAATTTGTAATATTATTGCGTTTAGCATTTTCTTTTGCAGCACTAATAGCATCTGGAACAGCCTCGACACCAACTACTTTTTTAGCTTTTTTAGACACAAATTGTGCAATGGTACCTGTACCTGTATATAAATCGTAAACTAGCTCGTCTCCATTTAAATTGGCAAATTCACGAGTTAATTTATATAATTCAAATGCTTGATTAGAATTAGTTTGGTAAAAAGATTTAGCATTAATTTTAAAAGTTAAACCTTCCATTTCTTCAAAAATATGATCTTCACCTTTATAACAAATCACATCTTGATCGTAAATAGTATCATTAGCTTTTTCGTTAATGATATATTGTAACGAAGTGATTTCTGGAAATGTTTCAGCAACATAATCTAATAATAGTTCACGTTTAGCTTTATCTTCTTTAAAAAACTGAATAACAACCATAATATCCTTAGTTGATGATGTACGAATCATCATGGTACGAAGCAATCCAGTTTGATTTCTAGTATTAAAAAACTCCAGATTATTTTTTATTGCAAAATCTTTAACAGCATTTCTAATCGCATTAGAAGGATCGGCTTGTAAATGACACTTTTTAATGTCCAAAATTTTGTCCCACATTCCTGGAATATGAAAACCTAAGGCATTTCTGTCTCCTAAGTCTTGATCAGATTGGACCTCTTCTAAGGTTAACCATCTAGAATCACTAAAAGAAAATTCCATTTTGTTTCTGTAAAAATATTGTTCTGCAGAACCTAAAATAGGTGTTACTTCAGGTAAATCTAAGTGACCTATCCTTGTTAAGTTATTGGTAACTTCTTTTTGTTTGTAAAACAATTGATGCTCATAACCCATGTCTTGCCACTTACAACCACCACAAACACCAAAATGTTGACACTCTGGAGTAGTACGTTTATCACTAAGTTTATGAAACACGGTAGCTTTACCTTCAAAATAAGCCTTACGTTTTTTAAATGTTTGTACATCGACAATATCTCCTGGTACTGCATTAGGTAAAAATATAACGCGTCCATCAGGTGCTTTTGCTACAGTTTTACCTTTTGCAGCTGCATCAATTACCTCGACATTGGTAAATATTTGTTTTCTTGTATTTTTTCTAGCCATGTGGCAAAAGTACTTTCTTTTTTATTAGTAAAAAACTACACACAATAATTTTAATTAGCAAGTTATATTTATTAATTTGCAACTTCTTAGGGATGATTTCTCTCCCACGCTGAATTTTCGAGCTTTCGAAAGGATAAAGGTACAGAAGGAATGGCTACTTTATAACTTTTTAAATATTAAAAAAAATGGCTGTTTTAAACCAATTAACGTCGCAAGAAGCGATGGACTTAGAAAACAAATACGGAGCACACAATTACCATCCATTACCAGTTGTATTAAGCAAAGGTGAAGGTGTATATGTTTGGGACGTAGAAGGAAAAAAATATTATGATTTTTTATCTGCATACTCTGCAGTTAATCAAGGACATTGTCATCCAAAAATAGTAGGAGCAATGGTTAAACAAGCACAAACATTGACGTTAACATCACGTGCTTTTTATAACGACATGTTAGGTAAATTTGAAAAATTTGCAACCGAAACCTTTAATTACGATAAGTTATTACCAATGAATACAGGTGCCGAAGCAGTTGAGACTGCTTTAAAACTATGTAGAAAATGGGCTTATGAAGTTAAAGGAATTGACGAAAATGAAGCTGAAATTGTTGTTTGCGAAAACAACTTTCATGGTCGTACGACTACAATTATATCATTTTCTAATGATCCTGTAGCACGTAAAAACTTTGGACCTTATACTAATGGATTTATTAAAATTGAATACGATAATCTTCAAGCTTTAGAAGATGTATTAACAAGTAACAAAAATGTTGCAGGTTTCTTGGTTGAGCCAATCCAAGGTGAAGCTGGAGTTTATGTACCAAGTGAAGGGTATTTAGCAAAAGCAAAAGCATTATGTGAAAAACATAACGTTTTATTTATAGCAGATGAAGTGCAAACAGGTATTGCTAGAACAGGACGTTTATTAGCAACTTGTGGTAATTGTACTTGTGCAGACAAACATTGTTCTGGAACACCAGAAGTAAAAGCAGATATTTTAATTTTAGGAAAAGCGTTATCTGGTGGTGCATATCCTGTAAGTGCTGTATTAGCAAATGATAATGTAATGAATGTTATCAAACCTGGTAACCATGGTAGTACATTTGGAGGTAATCCTGTTGCAGCAGCAATTGGTACTGCAGCTTTAGAGGTTATTAAAGACGAAAAACTAGCACAAAACGCTTTTGATTTAGGAGAATTATTTAGAGCTGAATTATCTAAATTTATCGAGACCTCAAATATTGTAAACTCGGTTAGAGGTAAAGGGTTGCTTAATGCTATTTTAATTAACGATACAGAAGATAGTGACACTGCATGGAACATTTGTATTGCTTTACGTGATAATGGTTTATTAGCTAAACCAACACACGGAAACATTATTAGATTTGCTCCACCTTTAGTAATGACTAAAGCGCAATTATTAGATTGTGTTAGTATTATTACAAGTACTTTAAAACAATTTGAAAAGTAATTTTAATACTTTTTGAAATAAAAAAAAGACTGTCATTGACAGTCTTTTTTGTTTAGTATAATATTTTAATCTATTTATTAGAGATGATTACTTTTTTACTAATAGTACTTCCATCTTTAGTTTCTATTTTAGTAACATAAACACCATCACTTAAGTTTTTGGTAGAAAAAGTAACTCTTGTTTTGGTTTCCATATCTGATTTGTCAAAAATCTGCTTTCCAGTAATATCAAAAAGTTTAACCGATTTTAATGCAATAGCATTAGGGTTTTTAATAATTAGTTGGTTTAAATTATTTTCTTGAAGAATTACAAACGAAGCTTCATCAAATGTTTGGTTAGATAATGTTTGTGCTTCTTGAAAAACAATCTCAAAACGTTCATTATAGTTTCCTTGTGGTAAGTTTACTTCAAAGTCTTGCACTTTTAGGTTAACGTAAAGGTTTTGTACTTTATCACGTAAAAAAATAGGTTGTGAACTTTCAAAATTTTGAATATCAAATATTCTAAACCTAATTAATTGTTGATTATCTAGTTTAAGACCTATAGGTATAGTCAATTCAACTTCAAAGTTATCTGCTTTAGTATTGTAAGCCTCTTCATTTTGTATCCAATTAGCATCAGTATTTAACGCAGAAAACACCTTACTTTCCAAACCATAATCAAAATTAGGTGTTGCTGTTTCATGAAAGTTATGTAGTAACTGTCTAGTATAAAGATTGTTAAAATCAATATTTAATCTAAATCTTTTATAATCTGAAGGTAGTATTTGTAATCCATTACTATCGTACTGGATTTCGTATACTTGGTCTTCATTATTTGTTTGATTTTGGACTGAGGTTCTATAAAACTCACTGTTGGTTGCAGATTCTCTGTAAAAAACACGATGACTATCAGAGGTTAAAAGTGAGCCAGTAGCTGCACCTTTTACCATAAAGCCTTGTCCAATTGGTATATAGCGTCTGACTTGTTTTCCTGATGTTGACGAAGTACCTGTAGTATTTAATGTTCCGTCAGAATTGTAAGCGTTAAAGGTTGGAGGTACATAAGATCCAACAGTTCCGGAAGCGGTAATGGTAAATGACCCATATCCACCTCTGTAAGCCTCTAAAATATGAGAGCTTATCGCTTGGTCTTGTTCCCAAAAATAAAGTGTACCAGAGTCTAATAAAGGCGTATTATTAGCGTCATGTATAAAAGCACGAGCATCTAGAGCTGAAGGATAAGGGTTACCTATTAAGGTTTCTTGTCCTAAAACAACAGCTGTATTAATTTCTCCTTCGTTAGGTTTACCTCTAAAATCATATTGCTGACCAGCAGCAGCAGTTGAGCCTATGGTTCCTTTCATGGAAAAACCATATCCAGCATTTACTGTTCCTGATTGACCTACAAAATCCCAATCGCTATAGGCAGCTCCTGGATTATATTTCCAAAGCCAATAACTTTCTATATTTAAAGGACTACTTGTACCATTATAACCAGACGTACTGTAACCTGCTAAATTACTGTTGGTTAAATCTACAATATCAAAAATGTTTTGATTGGGTATAAAAGGAGCGTTTCCAGTGCTATTTGTAGCAACATTTCCGACAGGAGAGGACCAATAATTATAAGCGTAATTATTTACAGTACCTTCTTGATAAACACTAAGTCTACCTAAGCCAGAATTACC
The genomic region above belongs to Olleya sp. Hel_I_94 and contains:
- the rocD gene encoding ornithine--oxo-acid transaminase; amino-acid sequence: MAVLNQLTSQEAMDLENKYGAHNYHPLPVVLSKGEGVYVWDVEGKKYYDFLSAYSAVNQGHCHPKIVGAMVKQAQTLTLTSRAFYNDMLGKFEKFATETFNYDKLLPMNTGAEAVETALKLCRKWAYEVKGIDENEAEIVVCENNFHGRTTTIISFSNDPVARKNFGPYTNGFIKIEYDNLQALEDVLTSNKNVAGFLVEPIQGEAGVYVPSEGYLAKAKALCEKHNVLFIADEVQTGIARTGRLLATCGNCTCADKHCSGTPEVKADILILGKALSGGAYPVSAVLANDNVMNVIKPGNHGSTFGGNPVAAAIGTAALEVIKDEKLAQNAFDLGELFRAELSKFIETSNIVNSVRGKGLLNAILINDTEDSDTAWNICIALRDNGLLAKPTHGNIIRFAPPLVMTKAQLLDCVSIITSTLKQFEK
- a CDS encoding sulfatase-like hydrolase/transferase, which produces MVNALTKNITSLFKLASIISIPYFGLILLGFFVIPESLIYIKEVIGFGFLTLIVFSITVIFSSNKMRQFLSLVFLTLLSFLVFVKLSFYHNYGVKISASALFVIFETDTTESSDFLSNYFDGFVFGLAILFLIIVPILAKLLLNKTNISGRFRYISVLAISTVVASSYAINKRFDAENIVVTSITSYSEFISLRKDLKTDLAKPVSNYVNVTKIDTTAQTHVVIIGEATSNWHMQLYGYNRPTNPKLSKIREQLIVFDSVISPHVHTVMSLDKILTLSDMQAPNKKNNTSIVQLANAAGYDTYWISNQRPVGLHERISSIIANAAKEKYFVATDNSDDIIYDEALLPILDKVLKKPSKQKIIFLHLIGTHGRYSSRFPESYNYFKDNSLNSKFKHDKAFKLINEYDNAIRYNDNIVNSVIDKVRQQNTNSFVLYFSDHGDELFDTIDFIGHNEYQATRPMYEVPFIAWLSDEYKLDFNPTKQYNNFTKRAYNLEDFIYSFADLAKIRFNQMDSTKSIFSDRFFRKPRLIRDNEDYDLRLKTLEN
- a CDS encoding DUF6452 family protein, producing the protein MKKIKLILLTLCCISLLTCERDDLCPETTPTTPSLVIGFFNNALPENPKTVNDLYVIGLDNDNVLPGYSVVDVDELILPLRTDTDTTTFFLTNNTVLDEDGNITSGNTDTVTITYDRKDIYVSRACGYKTIYENVDVTIDGGTDGNWIILAQPENDNLTIEDETTTHYYFNH
- a CDS encoding DUF6048 family protein yields the protein MKQQHTITLTISLLLCLCFSLQAQEEDPTIKKDTVKLKYGLRIGTDASKLIRTALDDDYSGFELNADYRLTRDWFLAGEIGTEEKITSNDYLSVTAKGSYFKAGVDYNMHNNWDGLDNMIYTGFRLGASTFSQTRNNYTIYNTDQYWQPQFSSTETEEYSGLSAIWFELIIGIKAEVLNNLYFGINAQLKGMITQDQPVGFENLFVPGFNKTFDSGRIGVGYGYSVSYLIPLFKKNKSKAVKKKDEEKEIE
- a CDS encoding T9SS type A sorting domain-containing protein, translated to MKPTFYLLILTLFGQQSFAQLTVRNDSYIFGNDVVIYVEDDINLKEVNSNLYLRNEAQIIQGAGNTGNSGLGRLSVYQEGTVNNYAYNYWSSPVGNVATNSTGNAPFIPNQNIFDIVDLTNSNLAGYSTSGYNGTSSPLNIESYWLWKYNPGAAYSDWDFVGQSGTVNAGYGFSMKGTIGSTAAAGQQYDFRGKPNEGEINTAVVLGQETLIGNPYPSALDARAFIHDANNTPLLDSGTLYFWEQDQAISSHILEAYRGGYGSFTITASGTVGSYVPPTFNAYNSDGTLNTTGTSSTSGKQVRRYIPIGQGFMVKGAATGSLLTSDSHRVFYRESATNSEFYRTSVQNQTNNEDQVYEIQYDSNGLQILPSDYKRFRLNIDFNNLYTRQLLHNFHETATPNFDYGLESKVFSALNTDANWIQNEEAYNTKADNFEVELTIPIGLKLDNQQLIRFRIFDIQNFESSQPIFLRDKVQNLYVNLKVQDFEVNLPQGNYNERFEIVFQEAQTLSNQTFDEASFVILQENNLNQLIIKNPNAIALKSVKLFDITGKQIFDKSDMETKTRVTFSTKNLSDGVYVTKIETKDGSTISKKVIISNK
- the rlmD gene encoding 23S rRNA (uracil(1939)-C(5))-methyltransferase RlmD, with protein sequence MARKNTRKQIFTNVEVIDAAAKGKTVAKAPDGRVIFLPNAVPGDIVDVQTFKKRKAYFEGKATVFHKLSDKRTTPECQHFGVCGGCKWQDMGYEHQLFYKQKEVTNNLTRIGHLDLPEVTPILGSAEQYFYRNKMEFSFSDSRWLTLEEVQSDQDLGDRNALGFHIPGMWDKILDIKKCHLQADPSNAIRNAVKDFAIKNNLEFFNTRNQTGLLRTMMIRTSSTKDIMVVIQFFKEDKAKRELLLDYVAETFPEITSLQYIINEKANDTIYDQDVICYKGEDHIFEEMEGLTFKINAKSFYQTNSNQAFELYKLTREFANLNGDELVYDLYTGTGTIAQFVSKKAKKVVGVEAVPDAISAAKENAKRNNITNCEFFVGDMKNVFNEQFIKTHGHPDVIITDPPRDGMHKDVVQQILNIAPQKVVYVSCNSATQARDLALMKEHYVITKVQAVDMFPQTHHVENIVLLEKK